The Gouania willdenowi chromosome 3, fGouWil2.1, whole genome shotgun sequence genome includes a region encoding these proteins:
- the jph3a gene encoding junctophilin-3 — protein sequence MSTGGRFDFDDGGSYCGGWEQGKAHGRGVCTGPQGQGEYAGAWSHGFEVLGVYTWPSGNSYQGTWAQGKRHGIGVESKGRWEYRGEWTQGFKGRYGQLESTSSGARYEGTWSNGLQDGYGTETYSDGGTYQGQWLGGMRHGYGVRQSVPYGMAAVILFPLRTSINSLRSEHSHGPPAALEDCPATTLTDGVAAGLAGSPVGRGGFALVAPSEAERQRKRKGRFRQSILSGLKLRRSESKSSLASQLSKQSSFCSEAGMSTVSSAASDIHSNASESEHGAPVDATVTEMYAGEWRSDQRAGWGVSRRSDGLQYSGEWAGNKRHGYGCTTFPDGTKEEGKYKQNVLVSGKRKNLIPLRASKIREKVDRAMEAADKALDIAKQKAEIAMSRMSHAHGKAEAADGVAQKASEECRLARIAAKELSPSFHIYGNGLECQRPKQQGAKGKDHDIVSTGTDSPELCTPDTTPPVITPDLSPSPPHSPRPKHAHRPRNACFMRQSAVDDQGGAEIQVLVEGRGLDLPRCGINSLWPEDPCAERGTSSRSTTPSLLEEQEGVVNGHEPANHKPRDKPLSGHKPRDYSSAHRTWEHSNHKSREYSSSNHKTWNHSSTNHKPCDHAPSNHKALEHNMTNHKTSEHASSNHKQDYLSSNHNAKEHRGSSPFGPRDHAYSNHHTKQHNHKPNDWNAESTMRWSPAHSRLTEPDEERMNDYTVDMRLQGPDPAPPLAAPKNGRLRPRGLRPVREASVDSVQMLDNLNVGAELEEWPLHRDLMLSPPLKSQPITLEQEGEQLTLKSNSGSSSILVVMVILLNIGVAILFIHFFI from the exons ATGTCCACTGGAGGCAGGTTTGACTTTGATGATGGGGGGTCGTACTGCGGGGGGTGGGAGCAGGGCAAGGCCCATGGCCGCGGGGTCTGCACAGGGCCTCAGGGTCAGGGCGAGTACGCCGGGGCCTGGAGCCACGGCTTTGAGGTCCTGGGCGTCTACACGTGGCCCAGCGGGAACAGTTACCAGGGCACCTGGGCGCAAGGCAAGCGGCACGGCATCGGCGTGGAGAGCAAGGGCCGCTGGGAGTACAGGGGAGAGTGGACGCAGGGGTTCAAAGGTCGCTACGGGCAACTGGAGAGCACGTCCAGCGGGGCCCGGTACGAGGGGACGTGGAGCAACGGGCTGCAGGACGGGTACGGCACTGAGACGTATTCTGACGGAG GAACCTACCAGGGCCAATGGCTGGGCGGGATGCGTCACGGTTACGGTGTGCGGCAGAGCGTCCCCTACGGCATGGCGGCCGTCATCCTCTTCCCTCTGAGAACCTCCATTAACTCTCTGCGCTCCGAGCACAGCCACGGCCCGCCCGCCGCCCTGGAAGACTGCCCCGCCACCACACTCACCGACGGGGTGGCGGCCGGCCTGGCGGGCAGCCCCGTGGGCCGTGGCGGCTTCGCCCTGGTGGCCCCGAGCGAGGCTGAGcgtcagaggaagaggaaagggcGCTTCCGCCAGTCGATCCTGAGCGGCCTGAAGCTGCGTCGCTCCGAGTCGAAAAGCTCCCTGGCCAGTCAGCTCAGCAAACAGAGCTCGTTCTGCAGCGAGGCCGGGATGAGCACCGTCAGCTCCGCCGCGTCCGACATCCACTCCAACGCCAGCGAGAGCGAGCACGGCGCGCCCGTGGACGCCACCGTCACCGAGATGTACGCCGGGGAGTGGCGCAGCGACCAGAGGGCGGGCTGGGGCGTGAGCCGGCGCTCCGACGGCCTGCAGTACTCCGGAGAGTGGGCGGGCAACAAGAGGCATGGCTACGGCTGCACCACCTTCCCCGACGGCACCAAAGAAGAAGGGAAGTACAAGCAGAACGTGCTGGTGAGCGGGAAACGCAAGAACCTGATCCCACTGAGGGCCAGCAAGATCAGGGAGAAGGTGGACCGCGCCATGGAGGCGGCCGACAAGGCTCTGGACATCGCCAAGCAGAAGGCCGAGATCGCCATGTCCAG GATGAGCCACGCCCACGGGAAGGCGGAGGCAGCGGACGGCGTGGCTCAGAAAGCCTCAGAGGAATGTCGACTGGCCAGGATCGCTGCTAAAGAGCTGTCTCCATCATTCCACATCTATGGTAACG GACTGGAGTGCCAGAGGCCCAAACAGCAGGGCGCTAAGGGCAAAGACCACGACATTGTCTCCACGGGAACGGACAGTCCAGAACTGTGTACACCGGATACCACGCCACCCGTCATAACGCCCGACCTCAGCCCATCCCCACCCCACAGCCCACGGCCCAAGCACGCCCACCGCCCCAGGAACGCCTGCTTCATGCGGCAGAGCGCCGTGGACGATCAGGGCGGGGCTGAGATCCAGGTGCTGgtggaggggcggggcctggaCCTCCCAAGGTGCGGGATTAACAGCTTGTGGCCGGAGGACCCGTGTGCAGAGCGAGGGACCAGCAGCCGCTCCACCACGCCCTCGCTGCTGGAGGAGCAGGAGGGCGTGGTCAATGGACACGaaccagccaatcacaagccccGAGACAAACCGCTGTCCGGCCACAAGCCTCGCGACTACAGCTCCGCCCACAGGACGTGGGAGCACTCCAATCACAAGTCGAGGGAGTACTCGTCGTCCAATCACAAAACATGGAATCACTCGTCCACCAATCACAAGCCCTGTGACCACGCCCCCTCCAACCACAAGGCCTTGGAACACAACATGACCAATCACAAGACGTCCGAGCATGCTTCGTCTAACCACAAACAAGACTATCTCTCCTCCAATCACAACGCAAAGGAGCACCGTGGCTCCTCTCCCTTCGGGCCCCGTGACCACGCCTACTCCAATCACCACACCAAGCAGCACAACCACAAACCCAACGACTGGAACGCCGAGAGCACCATGAGGTGGAGCCCCGCCCACTCGCGTCTGACGGAGCCAGACGAGGAGAGGATGAATGACTACACGGTGGACATGAGACTGCAGGGGCCGGACCCGGCTCCGCCCCTGGCCGCGCCCAAGAACGGTCGGCTGCGGCCCCGAGGCCTGCGGCCGGTCAGAGAGGCGTCTGTGGACTCGGTGCAGATGCTGGACAACCTGAATGTGGGGGCGGAGCTGGAGGAGTGGCCTCTGCACAGAGACCTGATGCTGTCCCCGCCCCTAAAGTCTCAGCCTATCACACTGGAGCAGGAAGGAGAGCAGCTCACCCTCAAATCAAACTCA GGCTCCAGCTCTATTCTGGTGGTGATGGTCATTTTACTGAACATCGGGGTAGCCATTCTTTTcattcacttttttatttaa
- the psmd13 gene encoding 26S proteasome non-ATPase regulatory subunit 13, with the protein MKDVSGFLKQQQSRSSTPEMAAEWHALEELHNKRLWHQLTLKITDFVKDPSFKTGDGLIQLYDNFLSDFEHRINPLSLVEIILYVARQMTDPKDAITFLEKTKEKVKSSEEAVILCKTSIGNLKLEINDLPATKKIIEEVEEILNNLPGVTSVHGRFYDLSSRYYRIIGNHASYYKDALRYLGCVDIKDLPETEKQERAFTLGLAGLLGEGVYNFGELLMHPVLESLRNTDKQWLIDTLYAFNAGNVEKFQSFKTAWGQQPDLAAHEAKLMQKIQLLCVMEMTFTRPANHRQLTFTEIGQSAKIPVNEVELLVMKALSVGLIKGNIDEVDQKVQMTWVQPRVLDLQQIKGMKERLDLWCGDVKNMAMLVEQQAHDILT; encoded by the exons ATGAAAGATGTAAGCGGGTTCCTCAAACAGCAGCAGAGCCGCAGCTCCACACCGGAGATGGCCGCGGAGTGGCACGCGCTGGAGGAGCTTCACAACAAACG ATTGTGGCACCAGTTGACCCTGAAAATCACAGATTTTGTTAAAGATCCCAGCTTCAAAACAGGAGATGGACTCATACAG CTCTATGATAATTTCCTCAGTGACTTTGAGCACAG AATCAATCCTCTGTCTCTGGTGGAGATCATTTTGTACGTTGCCCGACAGATGACTG ATCCAAAAGATGCCATCACTTTTCTTGAAAAGACCAAGGAGAAG GTGAAAAGCAGCGAAGAAGCCGTCATCCTCTGCAAAACGTCTATCGGGAACCTCAAACTGGAGATCAACGATCTTCCTGCCACAAAG AAAATCATCGAGGAGGTCGAGGAGATTCTGAACAACCTTCCCGGCGTGACGTCGGTCCACGGGCGTTTCTATGACCTCTCCAGCAGGTATTACCGCATCATCGGGAACCATGCCTCCTACTACAAAGACGCTCTGCGTTACCTCGGCTGCGTGGACATCAAAGATCTCCCTG AGACGGAGAAACAGGAGAGAGCGTTCACACTCGGACTGGCCGGACTCTTAGGAGAAGGAGTTTATAACTTTGGAGAGCTG CTGATGCATCCTGTGCTGGAGTCTCTGAGGAACACAGACAAGCAGTGGCTCATCGACACGCTTTACGCCTTCAACGCAGGAAACGTAGAAAAGTTTCAGAGCTTTAAGACGGCGTGGGGACAACAG CCCGACCTCGCCGCACACGAAGCCAAACTAATGCAGAAGATCCAGCTCCTCTGTGTGATGGAG ATGACCTTCACTCGCCCCGCCAACCACCGACAGCTGACCTTCACCGAGATCGGCCAGAGCGCCAAAATCCCCGTGAACGAG GTGGAGCTGCTGGTGATGAAGGCTCTCTCTGTGGGGCTGATCAAAGGAAACATTGATGAGGTGGACCAGAAGGTCCAGATGACCTGGGTCCAGCCCCGAGTTCTGGACCTGCAGCAG ATCAAAGGCATGAAGGAGCGTCTGGACCTGTGGTGTGGAGACGTGAAGAACATGGCCATGTTGGTGGAGCAGCAGGCGCACGACATCCTCACCTGA
- the sirt3 gene encoding NAD-dependent protein deacetylase sirtuin-3, mitochondrial, translated as MLKLSKCLQLGLWCSLKTVNGTARGRTPEALHSRWFSSHGEGSDGSSNQQLTLSDIAKGLTERRYRKVVVMVGAGISTPSGIPDFRSPGSGLYDNLQQYNLPYAEAIFEINFFHQNPVPFFALARELYPGNYRPNITHYFVRLLHRKGQLLRMYTQNIDGLERQAGIPPEKLVEAHGTFSTATCTVCLRKYDGEELRSDVMSGTVPHCPTCKGVVKPDIVFFGEELPRHFLKYLTDFPLADLLIVMGTSLEVEPFASLAGAVCRSVPRLLINRDPVGPFTWSRRAQDVTQLGDVVGGMKTLVDALGWKDELDALMEADAEKVNDSPTE; from the exons ATGCTGAAGCTCAGTAAATGTCTGCAGCTCGGGTTGTGGTGCAGTTTAAAGACTGTGAACG gaactGCTCGGGGGAGAACGCCGGAAGCGCTGCACAG TCGATGGTTCTCCTCTCATGGTGAAGGCAGTGATGGTTCGTCCAATCAGCAGCTGACTCTTAGCGACATCGCTAAAGGCCTCACAGAGCGACGCTACAGgaaggtggtggtgatggttgGAGCTGGAATCAGTACGCCCAGTGGGATCCCTGATTTCAG GTCTCCAGGCAGCGGTCTCTATGACAACCTGCAGCAGTACAACCTTCCGTACGCTGAGGCCATCTTTGAGATCAACTTCTTCCACCAGAACCCGGTTCCGTTCTTCGCCCTGGCCAGAGAGCTGTACCCTGGGAACTACCGGCCCAACATCACGCATTACTTTGTTCGTCTGCTGCACAGGAAGGGACAGCTGCTGAGGATGTACACGCAGAACATCGACGGCCTGGAGAGAC AAGCAGGAATCCCTCCAGAGAAGCTGGTTGAGGCTCACGGAACGTTCTCCACCGCCACCTGCACCGTGTGTCTGAGGAAATATGACGGAGAGGAACTCAGA TCAGACGTGATGAGCGGTACTGTCCCTCACTGTCCTACTTGTAAAGGTGTGGTGAAGCCAGACATCGTCTTCTTTGGGGAGGAGCTTCCTcgtcactttctcaaatatctGACGGACTTCCCTCTGGCCGACCTCCTCATCGTCATGGGAACGTCTCTGGAG GTGGAGCCATTTGCCAGCCTAGCCGGGGCCGTATGCCGCTCCGTTCCTCGTCTGCTGATCAACAGAGACCCAGTGGGTCCGTTCACCTGGAGCCGCCGAGCGCAGGACGTCACACAGCTGGGCGACGTGGTCGGCGGTATGAAGACGTTGGTGGACGCGCTCGGGTGGAAAGATGAACTAGACGCACTGATGGAGGCGGACGCTGAGAAAGTGAACGACTCACCAAcagaataa